A window of Vigna unguiculata cultivar IT97K-499-35 chromosome 4, ASM411807v1, whole genome shotgun sequence contains these coding sequences:
- the LOC114182722 gene encoding ribonuclease Phyb-like → MNYIIFTFIIFLLFHGSINGFDYFTIAQIYPRGLCHGNRLCTSSTIALSTKFTVHGLWPSTNAFPQPFNCRVDGLNLSVIQNIGPRLQQVWPNYYSTNYTKFWEHEWEKHGTCSNMQQFDFFRLTLDIYARNDLQAILINAGISRRKPYHINDIISAIRNSAIGVEPELHCRKSRKSRQSGKSGSGSGRRGLIFEIRICLNTDPIPQYINCASQGTCTSPVMFM, encoded by the exons ATGAATTacattatatttacttttatcatctttttattatttcatggTTCCATTAATGGATTCGATTACTTCACAATTGCACAAATTTATCCCCGAGGTCTTTGCCATGGTAATAGGTTGTGTACGTCATCAACAATAGCATTATCGACGAAATTCACTGTGCATGGTCTATGGCCATCGACCAACGCTTTTCCACAACCATTCAATTGCAGAGTAGACGGATTAAATCTTTCTGTG atacAAAATATAGGACCTCGACTTCAACAAGTTTGGCCAAAttattattctacgaattaTACTAAGTTTTGGGAGCATGAGTGGGAGAAGCATGGAACGTGCTCGAATATGCAGCAGTTTGATTTCTTCAGGTTGACATTAGATATCTATGCAAGGAATGATCTTCAAGCAATACTTATAAATGCGGGTATATCACGTCGTAAGCCATATCATATAAATGATATCATCTCAGCCATACGCAACTCAGCTATAGGTGTTGAGCCAGAACTACACTGtagaaaaagtagaaaaagtAGACAAAGTGGAAAAAGTGGAAGTGGAAGTGGAAGAAGAGgacttatatttgaaataagGATATGTTTGAACACAGACCCTATCCCCCAGTACATCAATTGTGCTTCACAAGGAACCTGTACTTCTCCTGTAATgtttatgtaa